A stretch of Paracoccus sp. N5 DNA encodes these proteins:
- a CDS encoding outer membrane beta-barrel protein, translating to MRAAYLTAPLAVLGAFAANAGGYTPPVVEPEVVTPIVETAPVGDWAGGYAGLTLGYAFGGEDAVGINSPGGLGGTPDELKMNGVNGGVHVGYRWQRDRWVFGPELGYEGGSIEDSFSTNGYDAEAKVKNVLALRMKTGYEVSPGMLVYGIAGVARAKVDYSVEGTGGAGAIDLNDSYSKTGYIVGLGAEKKLNDRMSVTGEYEFANFGKEELEDGLGASTNATAKFHNVKLGLNFKF from the coding sequence ATGCGCGCAGCATACCTGACCGCCCCCCTCGCCGTTCTGGGCGCCTTCGCCGCCAATGCCGGCGGCTACACCCCCCCGGTGGTCGAACCCGAGGTCGTGACACCGATTGTCGAGACCGCTCCGGTCGGCGACTGGGCCGGCGGCTATGCCGGTCTGACCCTGGGCTATGCCTTTGGCGGCGAAGACGCTGTCGGCATCAACTCGCCGGGCGGCCTCGGCGGCACCCCGGACGAGCTGAAGATGAACGGCGTCAACGGCGGCGTGCATGTCGGCTATCGCTGGCAGCGGGATCGCTGGGTGTTCGGCCCCGAGCTGGGCTATGAAGGCGGCAGCATCGAGGACAGCTTCTCGACCAACGGCTACGACGCCGAAGCGAAGGTCAAGAACGTGCTCGCCCTGCGCATGAAGACCGGCTACGAAGTCAGCCCCGGCATGCTGGTCTATGGCATCGCCGGTGTGGCGCGCGCCAAGGTCGACTATTCGGTCGAGGGCACGGGTGGCGCAGGCGCCATCGACCTGAACGACAGCTATTCCAAGACCGGCTACATCGTCGGCCTGGGCGCCGAGAAAAAGCTGAACGACCGCATGTCGGTGACCGGCGAATATGAATTCGCCAACTTCGGCAAGGAAGAGCTGGAAGATGGCCTCGGCGCCTCGACCAACGCCACGGCGAAATTCCACAACGTCAAGCTGGGCCTGAACTTCAAGTTCTGA
- the pdeM gene encoding ligase-associated DNA damage response endonuclease PdeM — MTGYLFDFHGLSLEARGSGALWWPGGRWLVVADLHLGKSERLARRGGPLLPPYEGLATLERLAGEIAALAPEVIVSLGDGFDDLAAAQALDPLVAGALLALARGREWVWLHGNHDPAAPRHLPGRAAAELRLGPVALRHEAGPGPDISGHFHPVVRLAGERRRAFLLGPQHLLLPAFGAYTGGLAHDHAAVQALVPRGLAIACGPRAIPLPIGQPRRR, encoded by the coding sequence ATGACCGGATACCTGTTCGATTTCCATGGCCTGTCGCTGGAGGCGCGGGGCTCGGGTGCGCTGTGGTGGCCCGGCGGGCGCTGGCTGGTCGTCGCCGATCTGCACCTGGGAAAATCCGAGCGCCTGGCCCGGCGCGGCGGCCCCTTGCTGCCGCCCTATGAGGGGCTGGCCACGCTGGAGCGCCTGGCCGGCGAGATCGCGGCTCTGGCGCCCGAGGTCATTGTCAGCCTGGGCGACGGTTTCGACGACCTGGCAGCGGCGCAGGCGCTGGATCCGCTGGTCGCGGGCGCGCTGCTGGCGTTGGCGCGCGGGCGGGAGTGGGTCTGGCTGCATGGCAACCACGACCCGGCCGCGCCGCGGCATCTGCCTGGCCGCGCGGCGGCGGAGCTGCGGCTTGGCCCGGTGGCGCTGCGGCACGAGGCCGGGCCGGGGCCGGATATCTCCGGGCATTTCCACCCGGTCGTGCGCCTGGCCGGCGAGCGGCGGCGCGCCTTCCTGCTGGGGCCGCAGCACCTGCTGCTGCCGGCCTTCGGCGCCTATACCGGCGGCCTTGCGCATGACCATGCGGCCGTGCAGGCGCTGGTGCCGCGCGGGCTGGCCATCGCCTGCGGGCCGCGGGCCATCCCGCTGCCCATCGGCCAGCCGCGGCGGCGCTAA